The Candidatus Scalindua japonica genome has a window encoding:
- a CDS encoding beta-ketoacyl synthase N-terminal-like domain-containing protein, giving the protein MMNTTQKNKVVVTGIGIMSPIGTGIDAFWESLVNGKSGISEITRFNTERYPTRIAGEISDFIPEEHMPEDLANSLCRYSQLGLSAVSMAVQDAGLNFGNINT; this is encoded by the coding sequence ATGATGAATACTACTCAAAAAAACAAAGTAGTTGTAACCGGAATTGGGATTATGTCTCCGATTGGGACTGGAATTGATGCCTTCTGGGAATCCCTCGTTAATGGGAAATCCGGGATATCAGAGATCACGAGGTTTAATACTGAACGCTATCCCACAAGGATTGCAGGAGAGATTAGTGATTTCATACCTGAAGAGCATATGCCTGAAGATCTGGCCAATAGTTTGTGCAGGTATTCTCAACTGGGTTTGTCAGCAGTGAGTATGGCGGTTCAAGATGCTGGATTGAATTTTGGTAACATTAATACCTAA
- a CDS encoding beta-ketoacyl-[acyl-carrier-protein] synthase family protein: protein MLYADGPRKVHPLLMQNSLTNAPSGEVAIEFGLKGPNLAFSCGTCSSEYSIIQAFNVLQQQNIDAMVAGGAEAPLLSGVFKELKPIGMFDGNGDSGNSTSCPFDRERNGFVLGEGVGMVVLETLSSAEKRGANIYGEIVGFGTSCSRNVNANQKNSGFYSKVSCAKQALEHASIGPSKVDYINASGISGIKEGLEESEVIKSVFGKDTRRVPVSSTKGSFGLSLGASGAIDAIFSLLCLTKNVLPQTNKLENVDPACNSLFHLKEPEGKSANVILSNNFDYEGNNVSLVYKRM from the coding sequence GTGCTATATGCGGATGGTCCAAGAAAAGTTCATCCTCTTCTCATGCAAAACAGCCTTACAAACGCGCCGTCTGGTGAGGTGGCAATAGAGTTCGGACTAAAAGGCCCTAATCTCGCCTTTTCATGCGGGACGTGTTCTTCTGAATACAGCATAATCCAGGCATTTAATGTACTTCAACAACAAAATATCGATGCAATGGTTGCCGGTGGGGCGGAAGCACCATTATTGTCAGGGGTTTTTAAAGAGCTAAAACCTATAGGTATGTTTGACGGAAATGGTGATAGCGGTAATTCAACAAGCTGTCCTTTTGATAGGGAAAGAAATGGTTTTGTCTTAGGTGAAGGGGTCGGTATGGTTGTTTTAGAAACACTCAGTAGTGCGGAAAAAAGAGGTGCCAATATTTATGGAGAGATTGTTGGATTTGGAACATCTTGTAGCCGCAATGTTAATGCAAATCAGAAAAATTCAGGTTTTTACTCTAAGGTCTCATGTGCTAAACAGGCATTGGAGCATGCCTCAATTGGTCCATCAAAGGTTGATTACATTAATGCCTCTGGTATTTCAGGGATAAAAGAAGGCTTGGAAGAGTCAGAGGTAATAAAATCAGTATTTGGTAAAGATACCAGAAGGGTCCCGGTAAGTTCAACCAAAGGGAGTTTCGGGTTATCACTTGGTGCTTCAGGCGCAATAGACGCAATTTTTTCATTGTTATGTTTAACGAAAAATGTTTTGCCGCAGACGAATAAACTTGAGAATGTTGACCCTGCATGTAATTCACTTTTTCATCTAAAAGAACCTGAAGGAAAATCGGCAAACGTAATACTGTCAAATAACTTTGATTATGAAGGTAATAATGTGTCATTAGTTTATAAGCGTATGTGA
- a CDS encoding DUF362 domain-containing protein: MKSKVFFIETKNGESLASLADKVKHLYDAAELGSIIKQGEMVAVKTSFGEKGNIGHLKPPIIKAAVDKVKLNGGKPFLAETNTLYVGKRTNTVDHLMLAHEHGFTIENTGAPVVIGDGLFGEHNYIVNINQELCKNAYISGVAKASNVIISIAHVTGHLATGMGATFKNIGMGLSSRGGKLAQHSGVIPQIISKNCITCKVCQIWCPTDAITMEEDTAVINPNTCIGCGECLAVCQFGAVKIAWDEDTANLQKKVAEYCLAILEEKKGKAAFFNFLTHITKHCDCMDIAYKPDMSDIGIVVSKDPVAVEKATIDLINKHTGKDYFNHIWPEIDYTVQLNHAHKIGLGNLDYDLVNITKP, encoded by the coding sequence ATGAAGAGCAAAGTTTTTTTTATTGAAACGAAGAACGGCGAATCACTTGCTTCGTTAGCTGATAAAGTAAAACACCTTTACGATGCTGCCGAACTTGGAAGTATTATCAAACAAGGTGAAATGGTCGCGGTAAAGACCAGTTTTGGGGAAAAGGGGAATATCGGCCACCTTAAGCCTCCAATAATCAAGGCTGCCGTGGATAAAGTAAAATTAAACGGCGGCAAACCATTTCTGGCAGAAACGAATACGTTATATGTAGGAAAACGTACTAACACAGTAGACCATTTAATGCTTGCTCATGAGCATGGATTCACGATTGAAAACACTGGAGCTCCTGTTGTTATTGGAGATGGACTTTTTGGAGAACACAATTACATCGTTAATATCAACCAGGAATTGTGCAAAAATGCTTATATTTCCGGTGTGGCAAAAGCATCGAATGTTATTATCTCAATTGCACATGTCACAGGGCATCTTGCTACAGGAATGGGGGCAACATTCAAAAACATCGGTATGGGGTTGTCATCAAGAGGTGGTAAGCTTGCCCAGCACTCCGGTGTAATACCTCAGATTATCAGCAAAAACTGCATAACATGCAAGGTATGCCAGATCTGGTGTCCCACGGACGCGATTACTATGGAAGAGGATACAGCGGTAATTAACCCCAATACCTGTATTGGGTGCGGTGAGTGTCTGGCCGTCTGTCAATTCGGTGCAGTTAAGATCGCATGGGACGAGGACACGGCAAATCTACAAAAAAAGGTTGCGGAATATTGCCTGGCCATATTGGAAGAGAAGAAGGGGAAAGCAGCATTCTTTAACTTCCTTACCCATATAACAAAACATTGTGATTGTATGGATATCGCCTATAAACCAGACATGTCTGATATCGGAATCGTTGTTTCAAAAGACCCGGTAGCTGTTGAAAAAGCGACTATAGATTTAATAAATAAACACACCGGAAAAGATTACTTTAACCATATCTGGCCTGAGATTGATTATACTGTGCAGCTTAACCATGCCCATAAAATCGGTTTAGGTAATCTTGATTATGATCTGGTAAATATCACAAAACCCTAA
- a CDS encoding alkaline phosphatase family protein produces the protein MILSQRKVIIFGLDAAPPELVFDKWLDYLPNIKHLVSNGISGKLESTIPAITCPAWASMVTSINPGKLGIYGFRNRINYDYEGLHFADSNTVKEETIWNILARHGKRPIIIGVPLTYPLKPVHNGLMISCFLTPDKNHQYTWPDGLKHEVERVSDGYILDVKDFRGVEKEQVLHTIYEMTKKRFKLTRHFIQNEDWDFLMMVEMGTDRIQHAFWRFFDNRHPEYLPGNKYENVIFDYYKYVDDEIGQTLALLDDDTLVLIVSDHGAMLMEGGICINEWLINNGYLKLVHYPDEVTQISKHLIDWNKTMVWGEGGYYGRLFFNVKGREPRGIIPKQNYEFLRNELITALEDQRDKKGRKINTRGFKPEDIYTECRNIPPDLIVYYGDLAWRSIGSVGHKTLWANENDTGADDANHSQHGIFVMSGDNGYHAERRDGLQIMDVTPTVLDRMGIDIPWQMEGKVIQ, from the coding sequence ATGATTTTATCTCAGCGTAAAGTAATAATTTTTGGTCTGGACGCGGCCCCACCGGAACTGGTTTTCGATAAATGGCTTGATTATCTGCCTAATATAAAACATCTTGTCTCAAACGGCATCTCCGGAAAACTGGAGAGTACGATACCCGCTATCACCTGTCCAGCATGGGCGTCAATGGTCACCAGCATAAACCCCGGCAAACTGGGAATCTACGGTTTCAGGAATAGAATCAATTATGATTATGAGGGTCTGCATTTTGCCGATTCTAATACGGTTAAGGAAGAGACCATCTGGAATATACTTGCGCGGCATGGCAAGAGACCAATTATTATCGGTGTACCGCTGACATACCCTCTCAAACCTGTTCACAATGGATTAATGATAAGCTGCTTCCTCACACCGGACAAAAATCATCAGTATACCTGGCCTGACGGATTAAAGCATGAGGTAGAAAGGGTTTCAGACGGATATATCCTGGATGTGAAAGATTTCAGAGGTGTGGAAAAAGAGCAGGTTTTGCATACTATCTATGAAATGACAAAAAAGAGATTTAAGCTCACCCGTCACTTTATACAAAATGAAGATTGGGATTTTTTAATGATGGTGGAAATGGGAACAGACAGAATACAACACGCCTTCTGGAGATTCTTTGATAACAGACATCCGGAATACTTACCGGGAAATAAATATGAGAATGTCATCTTTGACTACTATAAATATGTTGATGATGAAATTGGCCAAACTCTTGCATTACTGGACGATGACACTCTTGTCTTGATCGTCTCTGACCATGGCGCCATGTTGATGGAAGGCGGGATCTGCATAAACGAATGGCTGATAAATAATGGATATCTCAAACTGGTACACTATCCTGACGAAGTTACACAGATCAGTAAACATCTGATTGACTGGAACAAAACCATGGTTTGGGGTGAGGGAGGTTACTACGGACGTCTGTTCTTCAATGTAAAAGGCCGTGAGCCGAGAGGGATAATCCCGAAACAGAATTATGAGTTTCTCAGAAATGAGTTAATAACGGCACTTGAAGACCAGAGAGATAAGAAAGGCCGGAAAATAAATACCAGGGGCTTTAAACCTGAAGACATTTACACGGAATGCAGGAATATCCCACCCGATTTGATCGTCTATTACGGAGATCTGGCCTGGAGGTCTATTGGCAGTGTAGGACACAAGACTCTATGGGCCAATGAGAATGATACCGGCGCTGATGACGCAAATCACTCACAACACGGAATATTTGTGATGAGTGGTGATAACGGATATCATGCTGAAAGGAGGGATGGTTTGCAAATAATGGATGTAACACCTACTGTACTGGATCGAATGGGAATTGATATTCCGTGGCAAATGGAGGGGAAGGTTATTCAATAA
- a CDS encoding adenosylcobinamide-GDP ribazoletransferase, producing the protein MKDFLWALNFLTTVPSGKRWYEREPKPGIVVFWFPIIGLLIGFILTFVYIPAARFFPHLVADAIILIVYIVMTGGFHLDGFADTCDGIFGGNTRERRLGIMRDSQIGSYGTLCLICTVGLKYICLISIDPEAVAGLSFFSDHKTLKDLDPLYLYTCEKGKVLLLMCALGRWSQVFGAALSSYAREEGGTGKIIIENVKIRHALCSSFIPGILIFLFCGIKGIFIFFTVFILVILFVSYIKKKIGGMTGDTLGALNEVSELAVLLSFLL; encoded by the coding sequence ATGAAAGATTTCCTCTGGGCGCTGAATTTTTTAACAACGGTCCCGTCTGGTAAAAGATGGTACGAAAGAGAACCAAAACCGGGGATTGTAGTGTTCTGGTTTCCCATAATTGGTCTGTTGATCGGGTTTATACTGACATTTGTTTATATTCCCGCAGCCCGGTTCTTTCCGCATCTGGTTGCCGATGCAATAATCCTGATAGTCTATATTGTTATGACAGGTGGTTTTCACCTTGATGGTTTTGCGGATACCTGCGATGGTATCTTTGGAGGAAATACCAGGGAAAGAAGGCTCGGCATCATGAGGGACAGTCAGATTGGAAGCTATGGTACTTTATGCCTTATCTGCACTGTCGGCCTGAAATACATATGCCTCATTTCTATTGATCCGGAAGCGGTAGCCGGATTATCCTTTTTCTCAGACCATAAGACATTAAAGGATTTGGATCCTTTGTATCTCTACACCTGTGAAAAAGGAAAAGTTCTCCTGTTAATGTGTGCCCTTGGCCGTTGGTCTCAAGTATTCGGAGCAGCTCTATCGAGTTATGCAAGAGAAGAAGGTGGCACAGGAAAAATAATTATTGAAAACGTTAAGATAAGACATGCACTCTGTTCTTCATTCATACCGGGAATACTTATATTTTTGTTTTGTGGAATTAAGGGAATTTTTATATTCTTTACCGTATTCATTCTTGTTATTTTATTCGTTTCATACATTAAAAAGAAAATAGGGGGGATGACAGGAGACACCCTGGGCGCTTTAAATGAAGTGAGTGAGTTGGCTGTGCTGCTCTCTTTTCTTCTTTAA
- the cobU gene encoding bifunctional adenosylcobinamide kinase/adenosylcobinamide-phosphate guanylyltransferase, translating into MSELTLIIGGTRSGKSAFATELAKKHRHVCYIATADSGQSSQVYDREMLERIQKHRENRPSEWKTVEAPLELDKAVSNLNGNIDVALIDCITIYVTNMLLSSHKEEGDEYITNAINKLCSVCKNVPFHVIMVTNEVGYGVVPDNAISRKFRDIAGYANQIIAREADNVYLVTAGIENKIK; encoded by the coding sequence ATGTCTGAACTAACACTTATAATCGGTGGTACAAGGAGCGGTAAGTCAGCGTTTGCAACAGAGCTTGCAAAAAAGCACAGGCATGTTTGTTATATTGCAACTGCTGATTCCGGACAATCTTCACAAGTCTATGACCGTGAGATGCTGGAGAGGATACAAAAACATCGGGAGAACAGACCATCAGAGTGGAAGACAGTAGAAGCTCCATTAGAGCTAGATAAGGCCGTTTCAAATCTTAATGGAAACATCGATGTTGCATTAATCGATTGTATCACAATTTACGTTACAAATATGCTTCTTAGCAGTCATAAAGAAGAGGGAGATGAGTACATAACCAACGCAATAAACAAATTGTGTAGTGTTTGTAAGAATGTGCCTTTTCATGTTATAATGGTAACCAATGAAGTTGGTTACGGAGTTGTGCCGGATAATGCCATATCGAGAAAATTTCGTGATATCGCAGGCTACGCTAACCAGATTATTGCAAGAGAAGCGGATAATGTATATCTTGTTACTGCGGGAATTGAAAACAAGATAAAATAA
- the fsa gene encoding fructose-6-phosphate aldolase yields MKFFIDTADVNEIREAESLGILDGVTTNPTLVSKTGRPFRETIEEICTIVKGPVSAEVVSTETEAIIKEGRDLAKIADNIVVKVPLIKDGLKAVKVLIAEGIKVNVTLCFSSNQALLAAKVGATYISPFVGRLDDKGHTGMEVVDEIRTIYDNYDFDTEIIVASVRTPLHVRDAALMGADIATIPLEVFNKIVQHPLTDAGLKSFLADWEKVPK; encoded by the coding sequence ATGAAATTTTTTATTGACACAGCAGATGTAAATGAGATAAGAGAAGCAGAGAGTCTCGGCATCCTGGATGGTGTTACAACCAACCCTACATTGGTATCAAAAACCGGACGGCCTTTTAGGGAAACTATTGAAGAGATATGCACAATCGTAAAAGGGCCGGTAAGTGCCGAAGTAGTCAGTACTGAAACTGAAGCCATTATTAAAGAAGGACGGGATTTGGCAAAAATAGCTGATAATATTGTCGTAAAGGTCCCCCTTATTAAAGACGGTCTTAAGGCGGTGAAGGTTCTAATCGCGGAAGGAATAAAGGTGAACGTAACCCTCTGTTTTTCATCAAATCAGGCCCTGCTTGCCGCAAAGGTGGGTGCTACCTATATAAGCCCATTTGTTGGCAGACTTGATGATAAAGGGCATACGGGAATGGAAGTGGTTGATGAGATTCGTACTATTTATGATAATTATGATTTTGATACGGAGATAATTGTCGCCAGTGTCAGAACGCCATTACATGTTAGAGATGCAGCCCTCATGGGTGCTGACATTGCGACCATACCACTTGAAGTATTTAACAAAATAGTACAGCATCCATTGACAGATGCAGGACTGAAAAGTTTTCTTGCAGACTGGGAAAAGGTACCTAAGTAA